A genomic window from Gossypium hirsutum isolate 1008001.06 chromosome D10, Gossypium_hirsutum_v2.1, whole genome shotgun sequence includes:
- the LOC107915709 gene encoding glycosyltransferase BC10 — protein sequence MVPSSSSLSSPIVYALTLFVSLSFLLLFAPQILPLGKHRQVPISAQDELDDLHLFREAITAASSRGGSSKVSHLGTINPKPKIAFLFLTNSDLVFAPLWERFFESNDGLFNVYIHADPSTKLNPLQWSIKANFIASRRTARASPTLISAARRLFANAIIDDPFNLYFALVSQHCIPLHSFKYVYTSLLGNPSSATKAFLTQRSHQSYIEILSDAPYLHNRYVARGDGMMVPEIPYDEFRVGSQFFVLAKRHALLVLKERKLWKKFKLPCLDLESCYPEEHYFPTLLSMEDPKGSTHYTLTRVNWTDSVDGHPHTYHSPEISPELIHTLRESNSSYSYFFARKFSPDCLKPLMGIAKDVIFRD from the coding sequence ATGGTTCCATCTTCATCGTCATTATCGTCTCCGATTGTTTACGCTTTGACCCTTTTCGTTTCTTTGTCCTTTCTTTTACTCTTTGCCCCTCAAATCCTTCCTCTCGGGAAACACCGGCAAGTTCCGATCTCTGCCCAGGATGAACTCGACGATCTCCATCTCTTCCGTGAAGCTATCACGGCGGCATCATCTCGTGGTGGCTCTTCCAAGGTTTCCCATCTGGGTACTATTAACCCCAAGCCCAAAATCGCTTTCCTTTTCCTCACAAACTCGGATCTCGTGTTCGCCCCTTTATGGGAACGTTTCTTTGAATCGAACGATGGTCTCTTCAATGTCTACATCCATGCCGATCCATCTACCAAGCTAAACCCCCTACAGTGGTCAATAAAAGCCAACTTCATCGCTTCCAGAAGAACAGCACGCGCCTCCCCGACGCTAATCTCCGCCGCCCGGAGACTCTTCGCCAACGCCATCATCGACGATCCGTTCAATTTGTACTTTGCACTGGTGTCCCAACACTGTATCCCTCTCCATTCCTTTAAATACGTTTACACTTCCCTCCTCGGCAACCCATCATCGGCAACCAAAGCCTTTTTGACTCAACGTTCGCACCAAAGCTACATCGAGATCTTATCCGATGCGCCGTATCTGCACAACCGGTACGTCGCTCGTGGCGACGGCATGATGGTACCCGAAATACCGTACGATGAATTCAGGGTCGGGTCCCAGTTCTTCGTGCTTGCCAAACGACATGCTTTGCTTGTGCTAAAAGAAAGGAAACTATGGAAAAAATTCAAGCTCCCTTGCTTAGATTTAGAATCTTGCTACCCTGAAGAACACTATTTCCCCACATTGTTATCAATGGAGGATCCTAAAGGAAGCACCCATTACACATTGACGAGAGTGAATTGGACTGACAGTGTCGATGGTCATCCCCATACATACCATTCGCCGGAGATTTCGCCGGAGCTCATTCACACATTGAGGGAATCCAATTCGAGTTATTCATATTTTTTCGCTCGGAAATTCTCACCGGATTGCTTGAAACCATTGATGGGTATCGCCAAGGACGTCATTTTCAGAGATTGA